A region of Pseudomonadota bacterium DNA encodes the following proteins:
- a CDS encoding transporter substrate-binding domain-containing protein, whose protein sequence is MKKIGCFCLILCLVLLAGSVHATQKNIKGTFELTMLTEEYPPVTFIKDGKVTGFVTDIVREIITRQGTPDKIRLTSWDEAYNMALNTPNVVLFSAERTEKREKLFQWVGPVGKNSAIFYAKKGSGIKINSLEEAGRLAAIATTTNWFTEQYLKSKGFTNLVSSPLPTTNVKQLMDGSVQISVFTDITIPEIVKNAGYSMDDLEPVFPVSNTYFYIAMSLGTPVEMVKKWQSVLDGMKADGAFEKIYRSYIPTADLKDLLQFSR, encoded by the coding sequence ATGAAAAAAATCGGTTGTTTCTGTCTAATATTGTGTTTAGTCCTTCTTGCCGGAAGTGTACATGCGACTCAGAAAAATATAAAAGGAACTTTTGAGCTGACAATGTTGACGGAGGAATACCCGCCTGTCACGTTTATAAAAGACGGGAAGGTCACCGGTTTTGTCACGGACATAGTACGCGAGATTATTACCCGTCAGGGCACTCCGGATAAAATCCGGTTAACCTCCTGGGATGAGGCCTACAATATGGCGTTGAACACCCCGAATGTGGTGCTCTTCAGCGCCGAGAGAACGGAAAAAAGGGAGAAGCTGTTTCAATGGGTGGGGCCGGTCGGTAAAAACAGCGCGATATTTTACGCAAAGAAAGGCTCCGGCATAAAAATTAACAGCCTGGAAGAAGCCGGAAGGCTTGCCGCCATTGCTACAACTACCAACTGGTTTACCGAACAGTACCTTAAAAGCAAAGGGTTTACGAATTTGGTCAGTTCTCCTCTTCCCACCACCAACGTTAAGCAGCTCATGGATGGAAGCGTTCAGATTTCGGTCTTTACCGATATTACAATCCCGGAGATTGTGAAAAATGCGGGATACAGCATGGATGATCTGGAACCGGTCTTTCCTGTGAGCAATACCTATTTTTACATTGCGATGTCACTTGGAACTCCGGTTGAGATGGTTAAAAAATGGCAGTCGGTCCTGGATGGCATGAAAGCGGATGGTGCCTTCGAAAAAATATACCGGAGCTACATTCCCACTGCTGACCTGAAGGATCTGCTGCAATTTTCCCGATAA
- a CDS encoding amino acid ABC transporter permease: MFKYQFDWAVVTSGQYAEWLLSGIKVTFELSLVSIVLSFILGLLIAVMRMSRVGPVRWFAHAYLEFFRNTPLLVQIFFWYFGSYKILPKAFNDWLNTTNFEFAAAVIALTIYTSAFIAEDIRSGVRSIPKEQMEAARSSGFSYLRSMQYIILPQAVRLTIPPLINQFLNLTKNSSLAMTIGVMELTYQARQVESYTFKGFEAFTAATLVYVVISLIITGMVTLYSKKVLSPMKAH, translated from the coding sequence GTGTTTAAGTATCAATTCGATTGGGCGGTGGTTACATCAGGGCAGTATGCTGAGTGGCTTCTTTCGGGCATTAAGGTAACGTTCGAGCTCTCTCTCGTGTCGATTGTTTTATCGTTTATTCTCGGCCTGCTCATTGCTGTCATGCGCATGAGCCGTGTTGGCCCTGTTCGCTGGTTCGCCCACGCGTATTTAGAGTTTTTCAGAAATACACCCCTCCTTGTGCAGATTTTCTTCTGGTATTTCGGGTCGTATAAGATCCTTCCAAAGGCATTTAACGATTGGTTGAATACTACGAATTTCGAGTTTGCTGCTGCAGTAATAGCGCTTACCATATATACATCCGCCTTTATCGCTGAAGATATACGCTCCGGTGTTCGCTCCATACCAAAGGAGCAGATGGAGGCAGCCAGAAGCTCCGGTTTTTCCTATTTACGTTCCATGCAATATATCATTCTGCCGCAGGCGGTTCGTCTTACGATTCCACCTCTCATAAACCAGTTCCTTAATCTCACAAAAAACTCTTCGCTGGCTATGACAATCGGGGTCATGGAATTAACCTACCAGGCACGTCAGGTAGAAAGCTATACCTTTAAAGGTTTTGAGGCCTTTACTGCAGCCACACTTGTATATGTTGTTATTTCCCTGATAATTACCGGCATGGTAACGCTCTACAGCAAAAAGGTGTTAAGTCCCATGAAGGCGCATTAG
- a CDS encoding amino acid ABC transporter ATP-binding protein codes for MIKFQGVHKWFKKLHVLNDINLHVTPGEVLVVCGPSGSGKSTLIRTINKLEPADKGTLVVDGMDLSDPKTDINKLRAEIGFVFQQFNLYPHLSVLKNITLAPIKIRGLSKKEAEGSAMALLERVGLSDKVHAYPTQLSGGQQQRVAIARALAMKPKIMLFDEPTSALDPEMIGEVLLVMQDLARSGMTMIVVTHEMGFASEVSHRVAFMDYGVILEEAKPDEFFKNPKHERAQQFLKEILSPMH; via the coding sequence ATGATCAAATTTCAAGGGGTGCACAAGTGGTTCAAGAAACTCCACGTTTTAAACGATATCAACCTTCACGTGACGCCTGGAGAAGTACTGGTGGTATGCGGTCCCTCAGGCTCCGGCAAATCAACGCTCATACGCACCATCAATAAGCTGGAACCCGCTGACAAGGGAACCCTTGTTGTAGATGGCATGGATCTCTCTGATCCGAAAACAGACATCAACAAACTGCGTGCAGAGATCGGCTTTGTGTTTCAGCAGTTTAATTTATATCCGCACCTTTCCGTCCTGAAGAATATTACGCTCGCACCCATCAAAATACGCGGACTCTCTAAAAAAGAGGCTGAAGGAAGCGCAATGGCCCTTCTTGAGCGTGTAGGGCTGTCCGACAAGGTACATGCTTACCCCACACAACTTTCAGGTGGACAGCAGCAGAGGGTGGCCATTGCCAGGGCCCTTGCAATGAAACCGAAGATCATGCTTTTCGATGAGCCTACGTCTGCACTGGATCCCGAAATGATCGGCGAAGTGTTGCTTGTCATGCAGGACCTTGCACGTTCCGGTATGACCATGATAGTGGTAACCCACGAGATGGGATTTGCAAGCGAGGTTTCTCACAGGGTTGCCTTCATGGACTATGGTGTCATACTTGAAGAGGCAAAACCTGATGAATTTTTTAAAAACCCGAAACATGAGAGGGCACAGCAGTTCCTTAAGGAAATACTGTCCCCCATGCACTAA
- a CDS encoding ABC transporter substrate-binding protein yields the protein MKRFGVLVLALVFVAGICGALFAADTLETIKKKGVMVAGVKDSTPGFGYVDEKTREIVGYDVDFVKAIAKKLGVKIELKPVTSASRMPQLVEGNIDIIAATMTKNPERAKQIDFSNTYFFTGQKFIVKKGTAKSLADLDGKRMGTAKGSTSEQNAKKALPKATILSFDDYPQAFLALQQGKVFAVTTDESILANILSKAPNKDQYEIPDIQISDEPYGLGIRKGEKNFVDAVNKTLVEMEKSGEAKMIFDKWFGPNSTTPLKRGTFKITADK from the coding sequence ATGAAGAGATTTGGAGTGTTAGTGCTGGCATTGGTATTTGTCGCAGGTATTTGCGGAGCATTGTTCGCAGCAGATACGCTGGAGACGATCAAGAAGAAAGGTGTAATGGTAGCGGGCGTCAAAGACTCCACCCCGGGCTTTGGCTATGTGGATGAGAAAACACGCGAGATTGTCGGTTATGATGTTGATTTTGTCAAGGCAATTGCAAAAAAGCTTGGCGTGAAGATTGAACTTAAGCCCGTTACCTCGGCAAGCCGTATGCCCCAGCTTGTGGAGGGAAATATTGATATCATCGCTGCCACAATGACGAAGAACCCCGAGAGGGCAAAGCAGATTGACTTCAGCAATACATACTTTTTTACCGGCCAGAAATTTATTGTAAAGAAGGGGACGGCAAAGAGCCTTGCTGATCTTGATGGAAAGAGGATGGGGACGGCAAAGGGCTCCACTTCAGAGCAGAATGCAAAGAAGGCATTGCCAAAGGCAACAATACTTTCTTTTGACGATTACCCTCAGGCATTTCTTGCACTTCAGCAGGGCAAGGTTTTTGCTGTGACAACGGATGAGTCAATCCTTGCAAACATCCTTAGCAAGGCCCCGAACAAGGATCAGTACGAAATTCCCGATATCCAGATTTCCGATGAGCCGTATGGGCTGGGTATCCGCAAGGGCGAGAAGAACTTCGTCGACGCTGTGAATAAAACCCTTGTTGAAATGGAAAAGAGCGGCGAAGCGAAGATGATTTTTGACAAGTGGTTCGGTCCGAATTCGACAACTCCACTCAAGAGAGGAACATTCAAGATTACGGCGGACAAGTAA
- a CDS encoding amino acid ABC transporter permease has translation MNTWFDFTVIWTNITYFFIGRFPHGALGGISLTLYLAIVSCILSFFGGLMLGLMSISHNRIIKYGSMVILNIIRGMPLLMVIFWMYFLLPAFLGRTVSENWTVIMALTLFTSAYMAQIVRAGVEGIPRGQTEAGLSTGLPLWQVMIYIVMPQGLRNMIPSFVNQFVSMIKDTSLAFIVGVSELTQVAIQINNRTIIYPTEIFFFIAVIYFIICFAFTSLSRWLEKRLAWKR, from the coding sequence ATGAATACATGGTTCGATTTTACCGTTATCTGGACCAATATAACCTATTTTTTCATAGGCCGGTTTCCTCACGGGGCATTGGGCGGCATTTCCCTTACCCTTTATCTCGCCATAGTCTCCTGCATACTTTCTTTTTTCGGAGGCCTCATGCTGGGGCTCATGAGCATATCACACAACAGGATTATCAAGTATGGTTCAATGGTAATATTGAATATAATCAGGGGGATGCCGCTCCTGATGGTTATATTCTGGATGTATTTCCTCCTGCCGGCCTTTCTGGGAAGGACGGTTTCGGAGAATTGGACGGTCATTATGGCATTGACACTCTTTACCTCTGCCTACATGGCTCAGATTGTAAGGGCAGGCGTTGAAGGTATCCCCAGAGGGCAGACAGAAGCAGGGCTCTCAACGGGTCTCCCTTTATGGCAGGTAATGATATATATTGTAATGCCTCAGGGATTGCGCAACATGATCCCTTCTTTCGTAAATCAGTTTGTCTCAATGATTAAGGACACATCCCTTGCTTTCATTGTCGGGGTGTCTGAATTGACCCAGGTGGCAATTCAAATCAACAACCGGACAATTATCTATCCGACGGAAATTTTCTTCTTTATTGCTGTTATTTATTTTATTAT